One part of the Triplophysa dalaica isolate WHDGS20190420 chromosome 25, ASM1584641v1, whole genome shotgun sequence genome encodes these proteins:
- the thrap3b gene encoding thyroid hormone receptor-associated protein 3b has product MSKPPNSASRSRSRSRSYTRSHSRSRSRSRSRKRRYSSRSRSRSHSGERRNYPSRDFQNNRGYNRGFRGYRRPFQYNRGRGRGYFPRGNYHRGGGYGYRPNNWHGHRDQQQPYDHSHSPRRGRSRSHSPRKRSGSRSRSHHSDKSSSGHSRRSSSSSRSSSPRRRSSGRPPSKDAKRRGSPGEGKAPSKEASQPRGSPPEDSTSKWEQQSDYDISPKRSGNSSSAGGQSEIKVTTSGGAGNGGTLWRSIAPAKISPPVKTSPSTGFGHFSKDDLKAGGDTSASISTAFKKFLAEKKKPTSDRDNGRGETLSSSFVDNEKMGNKSRGVFDGSDAGYDGSKTDKGLPFLDAEEEEYRQEMKDRKNEEESKYKDKIPLSMRDIAEERFGKWDDSAYHPSKDSSRRDEEVEEGLDEELYRSRKHARKEEKAAKKKEKKKSKLNPSSPSLSENKAKMLFPAAKERSASPKSSVKKEPQFNFSIKAFAEDGGSSSGALAKERRLSRELMHPTKKDHEEFRSIFEHVQSAQLRRSPSELFAQHIVTIVHHIKAQHFQSSGMSLSERFGIYQRKAAEMESMKQRRSPEIHRRIDVSPSAFKKHSHLFEEFDESGYKDHGKKHDADSLDLRLAIERRKKDPKRDGGKSSAGSRTPSHELSPERSSKHKKSKKSKKKRERSPSSSSSSSSSPSPHPYRERAYYTEDHMEGGGIFNKARLGSREFHGPRDYEGHMDRGYERGRGGYDRGGYDRGRGGYDRGFPRMRGRGWNRGNYPGNTTNNNPQNMAGPSRPPEEEWDPEYTPKSRKYFQHDDRDKEAEMKWLDTRGRGRGGFPRARGTFIVRKGGGSPKWTHDMFPGNTDGGDMGDGNADHSLKDDDKSGGSPASKP; this is encoded by the exons ATGTCTAAGCCCCCGAATTCTGCATCTCGGTCCAGGTCTAGATCACGATCTTATACCCGTTCACACTCAAGGAGCCGATCTCGTTCAAGGTCCAGAAAGCGTCGCTACAG TTCCAGATCAAGATCCCGTTCCCACAGCGGAGAGAGAAGAAACTATCCTTCCCGAGATTTTCAGAACAACCGTGGGTATAACCGCGGTTTCCGTGGTTACCGGAGACCCTTTCAGTACAACCGTGGCAGAGGACGTGGCTACTTCCCTCGAGGAAACTATCACAGAGGTGGCGGCTATGGTTACCGCCCCAACAACTGGCACGGCCATAGAGATCAGCAGCAGCCCTACGACCACTCTCATAGTCCCAGGAGGGGTCGCTCTCGCTCACACTCCCCCCGAAAGCGCTCGGGAAGCCGAAGCCGCTCCCACCATTCCGACAAATCGTCTTCTGGACACTCCAGACGCTCCAGCTCTTCCTCCCGCTCCTCGTCCCCACGACGACGCAGCTCCGGAAGACCCCCCTCCAAGGATGCCAAGAGAAGGGGTTCGCCTGGTGAAGGCAAGGCACCTTCCAAGGAAGCATCGCAGCCTAGAGGAAGCCCTCCAGAGGACTCCACAAGCAAATGGGAACAACAGAGCGATTATGATATCAGTCCCAAGCGCTCGGGCAATTCATCGTCTGCAGGTGGTCAATCGGAGATCAAAGTGACCACGTCTGGAGGTGCTGGCAATGGTGGTACACTGTGGCGTAGCATCGCTCCTGCCAAAATAAGCCCACCGGTGAAGACGTCACCCTCAACCGGCTTCGGGCACTTTTCTAAGGACGATTTGAAGGCAGGGGGGGACACATCGGCGTCCATCTCGACGGCGTTCAAAAA GTTTTTGGCAGAAAAGAAAAAGCCCACGTCAGACAGGGATAATGGCAGAGGCGAGACTTTAAGCTCTTCTTTCGTCGACAACGAGAAGATGGGCAATAAGTCCAGGGGAGTTTTCGACGGTTCGGATGCCGGCTACGACGGCTCGAAGACTGATAAAGGTCTTCCGTTTCTGGACGCTGAGGAAGAGGAGTACCGCCAGGAAATGAAAGACAGGAAGAATGAGGAAGAGTCCAAGTACAAGGACAAAATCCCTCTCTCCATGCGAGACATTGCCGAAGAGCGTTTCGGGAAATGGGACGACTCCGCATATCACCCCAGCAAAGATTCATCGCGGAGGGACGAAGAAGTCGAGGAGGGACTGGACGAGGAACTGTACCGCAGCCGAAAGCATGCAAGAAAGGAAGAGAAGGCCGccaagaagaaagaaaagaagaagagcAAGCTGAATCCGTCCTCTCCGTCACTATCTGAGAATAAAGCCAAGATGTTGTTTCCGGCTGCAAAAGAGCGTTCGGCCTCACCTAAATCCTCAGTGAAGAAAGAGCCGCAGTTTAATTTCAGTATAAAAGCATTCGCTGAAGATGGAGGGAG CTCCTCAGGTGCGTTAGCTAAAGAGAGACGTTTGTCACGGGAACTCATGCACCCGACTAAAAAAGATCACGAGGAGTTTCGTTCAATCTTTGAACATGTGCAGTCCGCTCAGCTTCGCAGGAGCCCTTCAGAGCTGTTTGCTCAACATATTGTCACCATTGTACATCATATAAAAG CCCAACATTTCCAGTCCTCTGGGATGAGTCTGAGCGAGCGATTTGGAATATACCAAAGAAAAGCTGCAGAGATGGAATCGATGAAGCAGAGGAGGAGTCCTGAGATCCACAG GCGAATCGATGTGTCTCCCAGTGCTTTTAAGAAGCACTCTCACCTGTTTGAGGAATTTGACGAGAGCGGCTACAAG GATCATGGTAAAAAACATGACGCTGATTCATTGGACCTTCGATTGGCCATTGAGCGCCGTAAAAAGGATCCTAAACGAGACGGGGGAAAGAGTTCAGCTGGGTCACGCACGCCCAGCCATGAGCTCTCCCCTGAAAGATCCTCCAAACACAAGAAATCAAA GAAAAGCAAGAAGAAACGTGAGCGCTCGCCTTCATCTTCGTCATCTTCGTCTTCCTCTCCCTCCCCCCATCCGTATAGAGAGAGGGCGTATTATACGGAAGATCACATGGAGGGTGGAGGGATCTTTAATAAGGCCCGTCTGGGGTCCAGAGAGTTCCATGGGCCCCGTGACTATGAGGGTCACATGGACCGGGGTTATGAGAGGGGCAGAGGAGGGTACGACCGCGGAGGATATGACAGGGGTCGAGGGGGTTACGACCGTGGATTT CCCAGAATGAGAGGTAGAGGATGGAACAGGGGAAATTACCCTGGAAACACCACCAATAATAATCCTCAAAATATGGCAGGTCCGTCTCGCCCCCCAGAGGAAGAGTGGGACCCAGAATACACCCCCAAAAGTCGCAAGTACTTCCAG CATGATGATCGAGACAAAGAAGCTGAGATGAAGTGGTTGGACACTCGGGGGCGTGGCAGAGGGGGTTTCCCACGTGCGAGGGGCACGTTCATTGTTCGCAAGGGTGGCGGCAGCCCCAAGTGGACCCATGACATGTTCCCGGGCAACACTGATGGAGGAGACATGGGTGACGGAAACGCAGACCATAGCCTTAAAGATGACGACAAATCTGGGGGAAGTCCTGCTTCCAAGCCATAG